A single genomic interval of Coccidioides posadasii str. Silveira chromosome 1, complete sequence harbors:
- the ADE2 gene encoding phosphoribosylaminoimidazole carboxylase ade2 (BUSCO:101133at4751~EggNog:ENOG410PH6H~COG:F~BUSCO:4703at33183), with the protein MACSKRVGVLGGGQLGRMLMESANRLNIQMNILDADKAPAKQISAHDDHVTGSFMNCESVRRLAANSDVLTAEIEHVDTHALEEVESLVDVQPSWKSIRIIQDKFSQKQHLAKFGIPQAEYRELKDGTAEELSAIGQELGFPLMLKSKTGAYDGRGNYAVKTEEDIPAALEALKGRPLYAEKWAKFVMELAVMVVKTKDSVLSYPTVETVQENSICKLVYAPARNVSDEINKKAQKLARDAVAAFDGKGVFGVEMFLLEDNSILLCELASRIHNSGHYTIEACPLSQFDTHLRAILDLPIPPKSLQLRQPAIMLNILGGSTPDAHLEDAEYALSIPNASVHLYGKGAGRLGRKMGHVTVTAPTMREAEELMQPLIDRTGGMGVEAKVASNPQPTIGVVMGSDSDLKTLVPGLRLLEEYFGVKPEVDITSAHRTPDYMAEYASTAASRGIKVIIAAAGGAAHLPGMAAAHTSLPVIGVPVKGSALDGVDSLYSIVQMPRGVPVATVGINNSVNAALLAVRILGCYDETLQQKVAEYAKAAKDENLDVKGVKMREIGWEKYFEQMQTK; encoded by the exons ATGGCGTGCTCAAAACGAGTGGGCGTTCTTGGGGGTGGCCAGCTGGGGAGAATGTTGATGGAGTCGGCCAATCGACTCAACATCCAAATGAATATTTTAGACGCGGACAAAGCCCCCGCGAAGCAAATCAGTGCTCATGATGATCACGTAACTGGCTCTTTTATGAACTGCGAATCTGTACGCAGACTCGCGGCGAATAGCGATGTCTTGACAGCCGAAATCGAGCATGTTGATACGCATGCTCTGGAGGAGGTTGAGTCCTTGGTTGATGTGCAGCCCAGCTGGAAGAGCATCAGAATTATTCAGGATAAATTTTCGCAGAAGCAGCACTTGGCGAAGTTTGGAATTCCGCAGGCGGAGTATCGTGAGCTGAAGGACGGTACAGCTGAGGAACTGAGTGCGATTGGACAGGAGCTTGGGTTTCCTTTGATGTTGAAGTCGAAGACTGGGGCGTACGATGGTAGAG GCAATTATGCGGTAAAGACCGAAGAAGATATACCGGCGGCGCTGGAAGCGCTAAAGGGCCGACCTCTTTATGCAGAGAAATGGGCGAAATTCGTAATG GAATTGGCAGTTATGGTAGTCAAAACCAAGGACAGCGTCTTGTCCTATCCTACTGTTGAGACGGTCCAAGAGAACTCGATATGCAAACTAGTCTATGCTCCTGCAAGAAATGTTTCAGACGAGATCAACAAAAAGGCACAGAAGCTGGCCAGAGATGCAGTCGCTGCCTTTGATGGCAAGGGAGTCTTTGGAGTCGAAATGTTTCTCCTAGAAGATAACTCTATCCTGCTCTGCGAGCTTGCCAGCCGCATCCACAATTCTGGACATTACACTATCGAAGCATGCCCACTGTCACAATTTGATACCCATTTGCGCGCCATTTTAGATCTTCCGATCCCCCCTAAAAGTCTCCAACTGCGTCAACCTGCAATTATGTTGAATATCTTAGGTGGATCTACGCCAGATGCTCACCTTGAGGATGCTGAGTACGCATTGTCTATCCCAAATGCAAGCGTCCACCTGTATGGAAAGGGCGCAGGCAGGCTCGGACGCAAAATGGGGCATGTCACAGTTACCGCTCCTACAATGCGTGAAGCCGAGGAGTTGATGCAGCCTCTTATTGATCGGACAGGTGGCATGGGAGTTGAGGCCAAGGTTGCAAGCAATCCTCAGCCAACAATCGGAGTTGTAATGGGTTCAGATAGCGATTTAAAGACCCTGGTTCCTGGTCTGAGACTCCTGGAAGAATATTTCGGCGTCAAGCCAGAGGTAGATATAACTTCTGCCCACCGGACTCCTGATTATATGGCCGAGTACGCTTCTACAGCGGCATCGCGCGGTATCAAGGTCATAATCGCTGCTGCCGGTGGAGCTGCACATCTGCCTGGAATGGCGGCGGCACATACGTCGCTTCCAGTTATTGGCGTGCCAGTGAAAGGAAGCGCCCTTGATGGGGTTGATAGTCTATACAGTATTGTGCAAATGCCTCGAG GTGTCCCGGTTGCAACTGTGGGAATCAACAACAGTGTGAATGCGGCCTTGCTGGCTGTTCGCATACTAGGATGTTACGATGAAACCTTACAACAGAAGGTGGCAGAATACGCAAAAGCCGCAAAAGATGAGAATCTGGACGTAAAAGGAGTTAAGATGCGGGAAATAGGATGGGAAAAGTACTTTGAGCAAATGCAAACAAAATAA
- the CEG1 gene encoding Dcp1p-Dcp2p decapping enzyme complex alpha subunit (EggNog:ENOG410PG3F~COG:A~BUSCO:6961at33183) has translation MANTVPDLDSVGIKAEPELADQFRREVAHLLGRSSLNFPGAQPVSFSSRHLLELQKQDYYVCEKTDGIRCLMYFARGDPDSDTPEIHYLIDRKNDYRYVPGLHFPMPDDESFQSFHVDTIVDGELVNDIYEDGTEQLKFYVFDCLVLDGTSLMHRTLDKRLAYFKEKVLKPYNAMYKKFPEERQHRAFAVEDKSTQFSYGIEMMFRDIIPKVKKIHGNDGLIFTCRGTPYKIGTDEHILKWKPPEENSIDFRMRLEFPMVEPDSEDESAGVTEAYPDYDAIPICHLFVFYRQNDYRHFGLMHLEESEWDELKALQKPLDDTIVECYRDEHGRWRFLRFREDKADANHISTVEKVLESIEDRVTEEDLIRAAPAIKTAWKKRQADEEAARRKPNGVPHPSVNGVKRKYEE, from the coding sequence ATGGCCAACACGGTCCCCGACCTCGACTCGGTGGGCATAAAGGCAGAACCCGAGCTTGCAGACCAATTCCGTCGTGAAGTCGCACACCTCCTCGGCCGTTCCTCTCTTAATTTCCCCGGCGCACAACCCGTCAGTTTCTCGTCGCGGCACCTCCTAGAGCTACAAAAACAAGACTACTATGTCTGCGAGAAGACGGACGGCATACGGTGTCTTATGTACTTTGCGCGAGGAGACCCGGATTCAGACACGCCCGAAATACACTACTTGATCGATCGGAAGAACGACTATCGTTACGTTCCGGGCTTACACTTTCCTATGCCGGACGATGAGTCGTTTCAGAGCTTTCATGTGGATACAATTGTGGATGGGGAGTTGGTGAATGATATATACGAGGACGGGACGGAGCAGCTGAAGTTCTACGTCTTTGATTGTTTGGTGCTGGATGGCACGAGTTTGATGCATCGCACGCTGGATAAGAGACTGGCATATTTTAAGGAGAAGGTATTGAAGCCGTACAATGCAATGTATAAGAAGTTTCCGGAGGAAAGGCAGCACCGGGCGTTTGCCGTTGAGGACAAGTCGACACAGTTCAGCTATGGCATTGAGATGATGTTCCGGGACATTATACCAAAAGTCAAGAAGATTCACGGAAACGATGGGCTGATATTTACGTGTCGAGGCACTCCATATAAGATTGGAACGGACGAGCATATTTTAAAGTGGAAGCCTCCGGAGGAAAACAGCATTGATTTTCGCATGCGACTAGAATTTCCGATGGTAGAACCGGACTCTGAAGATGAATCCGCAGGGGTAACGGAAGCATATCCGGATTACGATGCTATCCCGATATGTCATCTCTTCGTCTTCTACAGACAAAACGATTACCGTCATTTCGGCCTCATGCACCTTGAAGAGTCCGAATGGGACGAACTCAAAGCTCTACAGAAACCTCTTGACGATACGATTGTCGAGTGCTACCGTGACGAGCATGGTCGCTGGCGTTTCCTCCGATTCCGCGAAGATAAAGCTGATGCGAATCATATCTCTACTGTGGAGAAGGTCCTTGAGAGTATCGAGGACCGGGTGACGGAGGAAGATTTGATTCGAGCGGCGCCGGCAATCAAAACTGCGTGGAAAAAGCGACAGGCCGATGAAGAGGCGGCCAGGAGGAAACCAAACGGCGTTCCTCATCCAAGTGTCAATGGAGTGAAGAGGAAGTATGAGGAATAA
- a CDS encoding uncharacterized protein (SECRETED:SignalP(1-23)~EggNog:ENOG410PI69~COG:E) yields the protein MMRFSYWQGLLLGLLICWKPVAGHQDHQHGEQAPINEKDLLKKWGQEWAFSGISTFAHLKHVKCLLEPDELYDIAIIGAPFDTAVTYRPGARFGPRAIRAASSRQVPGLAYNTRAGINPYLSWARILDCGDIPVVPFDNAIAESQMYEAFLELGNRPTPKNGRPKLITLGGDHSIALPALRALYKIYNKPITVVHFDAHLDTWNTLRYSEVWTSEQSRFTHGSLFHTASLEGLISNTSSVHAGLRTRLTGTDDGDYTNPGPEQGFMRIHADDIDDIGVKGVIDAIISRVGLLPDEPVYLSLDIDVLDPSIAPGTGTPEPGGWTTRELIRILRGIEKLNLVGADIVEVSPTYDGHGEGTALAAAQMVYELLASMVKLELKEEAGGWYGKKSQKSRDEL from the exons ATGATGCGTTTTTCATACTGGCAGGGACTCCTCCTGGGGCTATTAATCTGTTGGAAGCCCGTCGCTGGCCATCAGGACCACCAGCATGGCGAGCAGGCGCCAATTAATGAAAAGGACCTGCTCAAGAAATGGGGGCAGGAA TGGGCGTTCTCGGGCATTTCCACCTTTGCGCACCTCAAACATGTTAAATGCCTTCTGGAGCCAGACGAACTCTATGACATTGCAATCATCGGAGCGCCATTTGACACAGCGGTCACATACAGACCCGGTGCGCGATTTGGCCCTCGGGCCATTCGCGCTGCCAGCAGTCGCCAAGTGCCGGGATTGGCATACAACACCCGCGCAGGGATAAACCCCTATCTCAGCTGGGCCCGAATCCTGGACTGTGGTGACATCCCCGTCGTTCCATTCGACAATGCTATTGCCGAATCGCAAATGTACGAAGCCTTCCTCGAGCTTGGTAACCGACCAACGCCAAAGAATGGCAGACCCAAACTCATCACCTTAGGAGGTGATCACAGCATCGCGCTTCCAGCGCTTCGCGCCTTGTACAAGATTTATAACAAGCCGATTACGGTGGTGCATTTCGACGCCCACCTCGACACATGGAATACACTCCGGTACTCGGAGGTGTGGACTTCTGAGCAATCCCGCTTCACTCACGGCAGTCTTTTTCACACTGCTAGTCTTGAAGGGCTTATTTCCAATACTAGTTCCGTCCACGCGGGACTCCGAACTCGTCTGACGGGTACTGACGATGGCGACTACACCAATCCGGGTCCGGAACAAGGCTTCATGCGAATTCACGCTGACGACATTGATGATATCGGCGTAAAGGGGGTGATTGACGCAATCATCTCTCGTGTCGGTCTCTTGCCCGACGAGCCTGTATATTTGAGCCTCGATATTGACGTCCTCGACCCCAGCATCGCGCCAGGGACAGGGACGCCCGAACCGGGGGGTTGGACGACGCGAGAATTGATTAGAATCCTCCGGGGGATTGAGAAGCTGAACCTTGTTGGAGCAGATATCGTGGAAGTATCACCCACTTACGACGGACATGGAGAAGGAACAGCTCTCGCAGCGGCTCAAATGGTCTATGAGTTACTGGCCAGCATGGTAAAGTTGGAACTTAAAGAAGAAGCCGGTGGGTGGTATGGCAAGAAGAGTCAGAAATCTCGCGACGAGCTGTGA
- a CDS encoding uncharacterized protein (EggNog:ENOG41KOG1394~COG:I,Q~BUSCO:8029at33183) gives MRRVVVTGLGAVTPLGTGIRHTWGRLVEGHCGIVSVKHRHPGFTEVPCQVAAVVPQGPKELGGWRASEWVTRDEERKTALFAQYALAATEEALNDAGWKPGTQEAMEMTGVCLGSGIGNFEEIYNSSVAYDNGLRDKKGYRKISPLFVPKLLINLGAGHISMKYGFMGPNHAATTACTTGAHSIGDAARFIAHGDADVMVAGGAESCIHPLAIGGFARCRSLATDFNDQPKKSSRPFDRDRQGFVVGEGAAVVILEELEHATSRGARIYAELKGYGCSADAYHMTAPKENGKGALLAMQRALKNAALPPSKVDYINAHGTSTVIGDAAENAAIKTLLLGSEGKERPSDINISSTKGAIGHLLGGAGAIEAVFSVLTIYEGILPPTINLENTTEEFDCNYVPNVAQGREVDVVLTNSFGFGGTNSSLCFARYRQ, from the exons ATGCGCCGAGTGGTAGTTACGGGGCTGGGCGCCGTCACTCCCTTGGGAACTG GTATCCGTCACACATGGGGGCGTCTCGTGGAGGGCCACTGTGGTATTGTATCTGTGAAACATAGACATCCCGGATTTACAGAAGTACCATGTCAGGTTGCGGCCGTTGTGCCGCAGGGCCCCAAGGAGCTTGGCGGCTGGAGAGCATCTGAATGGGTGACTCGCGAT gaagaaagaaaaaccgCTCTGTTTGCACAATACGCATTAGCAGCAACAGAGGAAGCGCTCAATGATGCAGGGTGGAAACCCGGGACCCAGGAAGCAATGGAAATGACG GGTGTATGCTTAGGATCTGGAATAGGGAATTTCGAAGAAATTTATAACTCATCCGTTGCCTATGATAACGGGCTACGTGATAAAAAG GGATACAGAAAGATCTCGCCGTTGTTCGTTCCCAAGTTACTAATTAACTTGGGCGCTGGACATATTTCAATGAAATATGGCTTCATG GGACCGAATCATGCAGCAACGACCGCATGTACTACCGGTGCCCATTCCATCGGAGATGCTGCTCGTTTCATTGCACATGGTGATGCCGATGTAATGGTTGCGGGTGGAGCCGAATCCTGCATCCACCCACTTGCAATCGGAGGATTCGCACGGTGCCGGAGTCTTGCTACGGATTTTAACGATCAGCCTAAAAAATCCTCTCGTCCGTTTGATAGAGATCGCCAAGGATTTGTTGTCGGTGAAGGTGCCGCTGTCGTGATCCTGGAG GAATTAGAACATGCCACATCCCGTGGAGCACGTATTTACGCGGAATTAAAGGGTTACGGCTGCTCGGCGGACGCATACCACATGACAGCGCCCAAGGAGAACGGTAAAGGTGCTTTACTGGCCATGCAACGTGCATTGAAAAATGCCGCATTACCACCGAGCAAGGTTGACTACATTAACGCGCATGGTACTTCCACTGTCATCGGAGATGCTGCGGAAAACGCCGCTATTAAGACGCTCCTTCTTGGCTctgaaggaaaagaaaggccTTCGGATATCAACATCAGTAGCACAAAGGGTGCCATAGGACATTTGCTGGGAGGAGCTGGTGCGATAGAAGCAGTCTTCTCCGTCCTAACAATCTACGAG GGAATACTTCCACCAACCATCAACCTTGAAAACACAACAGAGGAGTTTGACTGCAATTACGTGCCGAATGTGGCACAGGGTAGAGAAGTGGATGTCGTCCTGACAAACAGTTTTGGGTTTGGAGGGACGAATAGTAGTCTATGCTTCGCGAGATATCGCCAGTAG
- a CDS encoding uncharacterized protein (EggNog:ENOG410PFUW~COG:L~BUSCO:1847at33183) — MAQKSERKQTTLGKFFGGNAASLPETKNQSTLSFSSEAGSAKSETKPAKDLQDNEDDDVDMEDSSRDIPTKTGPVTPTKNGTVCSRPASPGAPRVDSDEEIKSESARSESASPSARKLKRQKDSVVEESDGNESEPVTKRRRGPTKPKTESSTSKPAAGRKNRKASPRGKTNDKGATSTPNKQLEINESAVGNAESSESDQDDLLSESSSEELDIKPEKEEKKKNTASKQRQKVQATLKSSANDPYPDWKAGDPVPYAALCTTFSLVEMTTKRLAILAHCSLFLRQVLRLTPEDLLPTVQLMINKLAADYAGIELGIGESLIMKAIGESTGRSLAVIKADQHEIGDLGLVAAKSRSNQPTMFKPKPLTVRGVHESLLAIAKMQGHGSQEKKVGGIKKLLSSADSATAGKGSKGIDITKNKGGPSEAKYIVRFLEGKLRLGLADKTVLVALAHAMVAHETLSKGNKTPSAEQLAKGEAILKQVYSELPSYEVIIPAMLEHGIFNLQENCKLQPGVPLKPMLAKPTKSISEVLDRFEGKDFTCEYKYDGERAQIHYVSQDAIKDYTATAGTLQKDGKGLCAIFSRNSEDLSKKYPDVLDKLESWVRPGTKSFVLDCETVAWDLENKKVLPFQQLMTRKRKDVKAEDIKVRVCIFAFDILFLNGAPTVKMTFRERRALLHETFVPTEGEFAFAQYGNTSNVEEIQTLLDESVKSSCEGLMVKMLDTEESGYEPSKRSRNWLKVKKDYLAGIGDSLDLVVIGAYFGKGKRTSVYGAFLLAAYNPSTENYETICNIGTGFSDALLDELHKSLSPLAISQPKPFYSHSSVPKDQPDVWFEPRLVWEVKAADLTISPRYRCASDEVMGMAGADGKGVSLRFPRYIKARDDKKPDQASTTRMVAEMYRKQESVTKEDKGKGVDDDWEY; from the exons ATGGCGCAGAAGAGCGAGAGAAAGCAGACTACTTTAGg GAAGTTCTTTGGCGGAAACGCAGCCTCGCTCCCCGAAACAAAAAACCAGTCTACACTCTCTTTTTCATCTGAAGCTGGAAGCGCGAAATCTGAGACAAAACCGGCCAAAGATCTCCAAGATAATGAAGACGATGATGTTGATATGGAAGATTCAAGTCGCGATATTCCTACTAAGACTGGCCCCGTAACGCCAACGAAAAACGGAACCGTTTGTTCAAGGCCAGCTTCTCCTGGGGCTCCCAGAGTAGATTCAGATGAAGAAATTAAATCCGAGAGTGCGAGGAGTGAAAGCGCGTCGCCAAGCGCAAGAAAGCTTAAGCGACAGAAGGATTCAGTGGTTGAAGAGAGTGATGGAAATGAGAGCGAACCTGTCACCAAAAGGCGAAGAGGGCCAACGAAACCGAAAACAGAGAGCTCTACATCGAAGCCTGCCGCTGgaagaaaaaacagaaaggCCTCGCCAAGGGGTAAAACCAATGATAAAGGCGCTACCAGCACACCCAACAAGCAACTGGAGATAAATGAATCAGCAGTCGGAAATGCAGAGTCCTCAGAATCTGACCAGGACGATCTATTGTCAGAAAGTAGCTCAGAGGAGCTGGATATCAAACCtgaaaaagaggaaaagaagaaaaacacaGCATCAAAACAAAGACAGAAGGTTCAGGCAACCTTGAAAAGCAGCGCAAATGATCCATATCCAGATTGGAAAGCTGGTGACCCTGTTCCCTATGCCGCCTTGTGCACTACATTTTCCCTCGTTGAAATGACCACCAAAAGATTGGCTATTCTAGCCCATTGCTCTCTATTCCTTCGTCAAGTCTTACGATTGACTCCTGAGGATTTACTTCCAACAGTCCAGCTTATGATCAATAAGCTAGCTGCGGATTACGCCGGTATCGAGCTCGGAATCGGCGAGTCCTTGATCATGAAAGCCATCGGCGAATCCACCGGGCGTAGTCTTGCCGTCATCAAAGCTGACCAGCATGAGATCGGGGATCTGGGCCTTGTCGCGGCTAAGAGTCGATCAAATCAGCCCACTATGTTCAAACCAAAACCATTAACCGTGCGAGGAGTCCATGAGAGTCTCTTGGCAATTGCTAAGATGCAAGGACACGGATCCCAGGAGAAGAAAGTCGGAGGTATTAAAAAGCTCCTTTCTTCAGCTGATTCCGCTACAGCTGGAAAGGGCTCAAAAGGGATTGACATCACAAAAAATAAAGGCGGTCCGAGTGAGGCCAAGTATATTGTCCGATTTTTAGAGGGCAAGCTGCGGCTAGGTCTTGCTGATAAAACCGTCCTCGTGGCTCTAGCTCATGCCATGGTAGCGCATGAAACTTTGTCAAAGGGCAACAAGACACCCAGCGCTGAGCAGCTAGCAAAAGGAGAAGCTATTCTTAAGCAAGTATATAG CGAATTACCATCTTACGAAGTGATTATCCCCGCCATGCTAGAGCATGGAATATTTAACCTTCAGGAGAATTGCAAACTGCAGCCGGGGGTTCCATTAAAGCCCATGTTAGCAAAACCCACAAAATCCATTTCTGAAGTCCTCGACCGCTTTGAAGGAAAAGACTTTACCTGCGAATACAAATACGACGGTGAAAGAGCTCAGATTCACTACGTGTCACAAGATGCAATCAAGGATTATACTGCCACAGCTGGAACCTTACAAAAGGATGGCAAAGGCCTTTGTGCTATATTTTCCCGTAACTCCGAGGATCTATCTAAGAAGTATCCAGATGTTCTTGATAAGCTGGAATCGTGGGTCCGGCCAGGAACCAAGAGCTTTGTCCTGGACTGCGAGACTGTCGCATGGGATCTCGAGAACAAGAAGGTCTTGCCATTCCAGCAACTCATGACACGCAAGAGAAAGGACGTGAAAGCCGAAGACATAAAAGTCCGCGTTTGCATATTCGCGTTCGATATCCTGTTCTTGAATGGAGCA CCTACTGTGAAAATGACATTCCGGGAACGGCGTGCTCTTTTACATGAAACATTTGTCCCAACCGAAGGGGAGTTTGCTTTCGCACAATATGGAAACACGAGTAACGTGGAAGAGATCCAAACTCTCTTAGACGAGAGTGTGAAGTCTTCTTGCGAAGGTTTGATGGTAAAGATGCTAGATACCGAAGAAAGTGGCTATGAACCTAGTAAGCGGAGTCGCAATTGGCTCAAG GTCAAAAAGGACTATCTTGCTGGTATTGGTGACTCGCTCGACCTTGTTGTCATCGGCGCCTACTTCGGCAAGGGTAAACGTACTTCGGTCTACGGAGCCTTTCTCCTCGCTGCGTACAACCCTAGCACTGAAAATTACGAGACAATATGCAATATCGGTACGGGCTTCTCTGATGCCCTATTGGACGAACTTCACAAATCTCTCAGTCCCCTCGCCATATCCCAACCAAAACCGTTTTACTCGCATTCTTCCGTCCCCAAGGACCAGCCAGATGTCTGGTTCGAACCTCGCCTAGTATGGGAGGTCAAGGCGGCGGATTTAACCATCAGTCCCCGATATAGGTGTGCGAGTGACGAAGTGATGGGGATGGCGGGTGCGGATGGAAAGGGGGTCTCGCTACGGTTTCCAAGGTATATCAAAGCAAGAGATGATAAAAAGCCAGACCAGGCGAGCACGACTAGGATGGTAGCGGAGATGTATCGAAAGCAAGAGAGTGTGACAAAAGAGGACAAGGGCAAGGGAGTGGACGATGACTGGGAGTACTAG
- a CDS encoding uncharacterized protein (EggNog:ENOG410QEC1~COG:B~BUSCO:13730at33183) codes for MASNGGTVRASSVASSSGASFVDASGYKFSENDQRPTKIKFKKAVAKAVKGTRDPEPSNAESGGSSPILPVMDEKTMASFPTGKPRETQLETVICKHCKRPVLKQTAAEHIRGCLRAKQEKARKKKEARDANRAKEKADKEGNEDDGEGAMKGQKSAKKSAGEDGPKKGKKRKVDDDDKEPKKKKKKDEPKPKVPKPKGPVDVEKQCGVVLPNGGQCARSLTCKSHSMGAKRAVPGRSLPYDMLLQAYQKKNQARQQKAAIDANAPVHDDLDGNGPIDSDEEKDAVMAGLARSRPQPLVTHPLIPTRKKYHLVRMKEMLSQVLGSGSLFSPVESSFQGRGFFQPELTSLTSPTFGNAVDGPAQPSDSSKKPSLPQQPSQNRMSQPTVASKKVMATGTS; via the exons ATGGCGTCAAATGGCGGCACAGTGAGAG CCTCATCGGTGGCATCGAGCTCAGGAGCCAGTTTCGTTGATGCCTCCGGATACAAATTCAGCGAAAATGATCAAAGGCCTACGAAGATCAAATTTAAAAAGGCTGTTGCTAAAGCTGTGAAAG GAACTAGGGATCCCGAACCTTCCAACGCAGAGTCCGGGGGTTCCTCCCCTATTCTCCCTGTCATGGATGAGAAGACAATGGCGTCGTTTCCGACGGGTAAGCCGCGAGAAACGCAGCTGGAGACAGTCATATGCAAGCATTGCAAAAGACCAGTTTTGAAGCAGACTGCTGCCGAACACATCCGCGGTTGTTTGCGAGCAAAGCAGGAAAAGGCacggaagaagaaggaggcAAGGGATGCGAACCGGGCCAAAGAGAAGGCCGATAAAGAAGGAAACGAAGACGACGGCGAGGGTGCCATGAAGGGACAAAAGAGCGCCAAGAAAAGCGCTGGAGAGGATGGCccgaagaaaggaaagaagcgAAAGGTTGACGATGACGATAAGGAGCctaagaagaaaaagaagaaagatgagcCAAAGCCAAAGGTGCCTAAGCCAAAAGGCCCGGTTGACGTAGAGAAACAATGCGGCGTCGTATTGCCGAATGGAGGCCAATGTGCACGATCATTAACTTGCAAAAGCCATTCTATGGGTGCAAAGAGAGCTGTCCCAGGCCGCTCTCTACCATACGATATGTTACTACAAGCGTAccagaaaaaaaatcaagcaCGGCAGCAAA AGGCTGCCATCGATGCGAATGCTCCGGTCCACGATGACCTGGATGGAAATGGACCCATCGATTCGGATGAAGAGAAGGATGCCGTGATGGCTGGGCTTGCACGATCACGGCCTCAGCCGTTGGTGACACATCCGCTCATTCCGACAAGGAAGAAGTATCATCTTGTCCGGATGAAGGAGATGCTTTCCCAGGTGCTGGGAAGTGGCAGTCTCTTCTCCCCAGTCGAGAGTAGCTTTCAGGGTAGAGGTTTCTTTCAGCCCGAGCTAACATCTCTTACTTCTCCTACCTTTGGCAATGCTGTGGATGGGCCTGCGCAGCCGTCAGACTCTTCAAAGAAACCTTCACTTCCCCAGCAACCTTCTCAGAACCGAATGAGCCAACCAACTGTGGCCTCGAAAAAGGTTATGGCTACCGGTACATCGTGA